A genome region from Labilibaculum antarcticum includes the following:
- a CDS encoding ice-binding protein: MKLKNAFLISIVLMAGLISSCDKNMGVNPASEQAAVANSETLASEKLAAQSASTLSSDMSLKSTNSSLETVNLGLAGEFAILSKTGITSVYKSSILGDIGTSPITGAAITLSCDEVTGSIFSVDAAGPACKITSATRLGIAVLDMQAAYTDAAGRSNPDYLNLGAGTIGGKTLTSGLYNWSSSVEIPTDITISGNSTDIFIFQVAGNLNMNSAVRVTLEGGAQAKNIFWVVAGSVTFGTTSHFEGNILGQTAINMKTGATLNGRMLAQTAVTLQMSTVVKP, from the coding sequence ATGAAACTGAAAAATGCATTTCTAATCTCAATCGTATTAATGGCAGGATTAATTTCTAGCTGTGATAAAAACATGGGTGTAAATCCAGCATCAGAACAAGCTGCAGTAGCGAACTCAGAAACCTTAGCTTCTGAAAAACTGGCAGCACAATCTGCTTCAACGCTTTCGTCAGACATGTCATTAAAAAGTACAAATAGTAGTTTGGAAACAGTAAATCTAGGGCTTGCAGGCGAATTCGCAATTCTTTCAAAAACAGGAATAACTAGTGTTTATAAATCTTCTATTTTAGGAGATATTGGAACAAGTCCTATCACCGGTGCTGCTATTACATTAAGTTGTGATGAAGTAACAGGTTCTATATTCTCTGTTGATGCAGCAGGCCCAGCTTGCAAAATTACAAGTGCTACCAGATTAGGAATTGCTGTACTTGATATGCAAGCAGCTTACACAGACGCAGCAGGAAGATCTAATCCTGATTACTTGAATTTAGGTGCTGGAACCATTGGTGGCAAAACCCTTACTTCAGGTCTTTACAACTGGTCAAGTTCTGTTGAAATCCCAACTGATATCACAATTTCTGGTAACTCTACAGATATTTTCATTTTTCAAGTTGCAGGAAATCTAAATATGAACTCTGCAGTAAGAGTTACTTTAGAAGGTGGTGCTCAGGCTAAAAATATTTTCTGGGTAGTAGCTGGGTCCGTAACTTTCGGAACGACTAGTCATTTTGAAGGAAACATTTTAGGACAAACAGCTATTAATATGAAAACAGGTGCAACTTTGAATGGAAGAATGTTAGCACAAACTGCTGTTACCCTTCAAATGAGTACTGTTGTAAAACCATAA
- a CDS encoding general stress protein CsbD: protein MTDTSKSYRNWENKKDKLKQKFAVLVNNDSLFEKGKKEALEERLQIKLGKTKKEVQNIIESL, encoded by the coding sequence ATGACAGATACATCAAAATCATATCGAAACTGGGAAAATAAAAAAGATAAACTTAAACAGAAATTTGCTGTACTCGTAAACAATGATTCATTGTTTGAAAAAGGTAAAAAAGAAGCATTGGAGGAAAGACTTCAAATTAAGTTAGGCAAAACAAAAAAAGAGGTGCAAAATATTATTGAATCGCTGTAA